One part of the Phycisphaeraceae bacterium genome encodes these proteins:
- a CDS encoding sigma-70 family RNA polymerase sigma factor: MLNSLTTSFIARLRANDQGAWFELWETFGPVLRAQLTKWGKGRIGPETVRDLSQETLAALSDSIDRYDPGRGARFSTWLLAIAKHVLGDELDRRSALKRGGNKRAAVLDETWMRAAPGLGADAEYEAAIFRAKVEAAIRLVEKASDFTDFSIYRLRVLDGKSGKEVAGALGMSEPTVSRRLSRVRDLLRSRLAEVISTYSFTEDEHAEASRNGLELNPTNTDDSLFDEAVAEIYHRHMELKRADRVTSTG; encoded by the coding sequence ATGCTCAACTCTCTGACCACGAGTTTCATCGCGAGGCTTCGGGCCAACGACCAGGGGGCGTGGTTCGAGCTGTGGGAGACGTTCGGGCCGGTGCTGCGCGCGCAACTGACGAAGTGGGGGAAGGGACGGATCGGGCCTGAAACGGTGCGGGACCTCTCGCAGGAGACGCTGGCCGCGTTGTCGGACTCGATCGACCGGTACGACCCGGGGCGTGGGGCGAGGTTCTCGACGTGGCTGCTGGCGATCGCGAAGCACGTGCTGGGGGACGAACTGGACCGGAGGTCGGCGCTCAAGCGAGGGGGAAACAAGCGGGCGGCGGTGCTGGACGAGACGTGGATGCGGGCGGCGCCGGGGCTCGGGGCGGATGCGGAGTACGAGGCGGCGATCTTCCGGGCGAAGGTGGAGGCGGCGATCCGGCTGGTGGAGAAGGCGAGCGACTTCACGGACTTCTCGATCTACCGGCTGCGCGTGCTGGACGGCAAGAGCGGCAAGGAGGTGGCGGGCGCGCTGGGGATGAGCGAGCCGACGGTGAGCCGGCGGCTGTCGCGGGTGCGGGACCTCCTGCGGTCGCGGCTGGCGGAGGTGATCTCGACGTATTCATTCACGGAGGACGAGCACGCGGAAGCGTCCCGAAACGGTCTTGAACTGAATCCCACCAACACGGACGACTCGCTGTTTGACGAGGCGGTGGCGGAGATTTACCACCGCCACATGGAACTCAAGCGGGCGGACCGGGTGACGAGCACGGGGTGA
- the polA gene encoding DNA polymerase I, translating into MPTLYLIDGYAQFFRAYHAIRTPMTSPVTKEPTNMSFGFLGMLLKLLRAEGQIGADGGRPDYLAVAIDVSGDTETFRSTLYPEYKTNRPPPPEDLFPQVDRCLAALRAIGVPVVGVEGFEADDTIATLVTSLRAAHPDLRIRIISKDKDLKQLLAANAVEMYDIHTDLLITADTLKADSGLTPPQVIDMLALMGDSVDNVPGVEGVGPKTAAELITTYGTLDNLIAHADKIKGKRGERLREAIPRLALSRELVSLRHDAPVSLDLQAADTKRLNLDSLLPILRELGFNRYQDEVRALLGAAGGSPTPVAPKPAASGAAARPLAAGGLFDHLEPDPSSVPSSSSTRPPNPGYRSITTHADLDSLIGQLRTAPVIAIDTETTGLSPISSALCGISLSIEPGTGVYIPIRSPAPVEHLDAGTVLKALGPILADADRPKTGHNLKFDQMVLRAAGAPLAGIAFDSMIASYLIDSSRSSHSLDALALALLNHTNISITELIGSGPSQRTFDTVPVDLATQYAAEDADIALRLREVMLPHLRAMGLMPLLSEVETPLLEVLAELEWNGIRVDPAELDRQRDRLQTRIGELKKQIESAAYDAIERPFNPDSPRQLAGVLFNRRDDAAEPGLGLKPVKRIKTGYSTDTEVLEQLASDPTILTPIPQLILDYRQLTKLVSTYLVALKDAINPATGRIHASFNQTVAATGRLSSSDPNLQNIPIRSDIGREIRRAFVAEPGHVLVTADYSQIELRILAHLSRDPALIDAFMRGEDIHAAVAAQIHHVPIGEVTKEQRNSAKMVNFGIVYGITAFGLARRLGIDNSAAAEIIDSYKRRFSGITTFLQECIEQARSTGYVETMLKRRRPIPDIESRNPARRSLAERTAINSVVQGSAADLIKLAMIDLHRRLSPSPSAAAWRGGKPPDIAGVRMLLQIHDELVFEAVEGVAERARRLIVERMESAMTLTVPLKADSAVAMNWFDGK; encoded by the coding sequence ATGCCCACCCTCTACCTCATCGACGGCTACGCCCAGTTCTTCCGCGCGTACCACGCGATCCGGACTCCGATGACCTCCCCGGTCACCAAGGAACCCACGAACATGTCGTTCGGGTTCCTCGGCATGCTCCTCAAACTCCTCCGCGCGGAGGGGCAGATCGGCGCCGACGGGGGCCGGCCCGACTACCTCGCCGTCGCCATCGATGTCTCGGGCGACACCGAGACCTTTCGGTCCACGCTCTACCCCGAGTACAAGACCAACCGCCCGCCGCCGCCGGAGGACCTCTTCCCGCAGGTCGACCGCTGCCTCGCGGCGCTCCGCGCCATCGGCGTCCCCGTTGTCGGCGTCGAGGGCTTCGAGGCCGACGACACCATCGCCACCCTCGTGACCTCCCTCCGCGCGGCGCACCCCGACCTGCGGATCCGCATCATCTCCAAGGACAAGGACCTCAAGCAACTGCTCGCCGCCAACGCGGTCGAGATGTACGACATCCATACCGATCTCCTGATCACGGCCGACACGCTCAAGGCCGACTCGGGCCTCACGCCGCCGCAGGTCATCGACATGCTCGCCCTCATGGGCGACTCGGTGGACAACGTCCCCGGCGTCGAGGGCGTCGGCCCCAAGACCGCGGCGGAACTGATCACGACGTACGGAACGCTCGACAACCTCATCGCCCACGCGGACAAGATCAAGGGCAAGCGAGGCGAACGGCTCCGCGAGGCGATTCCGCGGCTGGCACTCAGCCGCGAGCTGGTCTCGCTCCGGCACGATGCGCCGGTCTCCCTTGACCTCCAGGCGGCCGATACCAAGCGGCTGAATCTCGACTCGCTCCTCCCGATCCTGCGTGAACTCGGCTTCAACCGGTACCAGGACGAGGTCCGCGCTCTGCTCGGCGCCGCCGGGGGCTCCCCCACTCCCGTCGCGCCGAAACCGGCCGCATCCGGCGCGGCGGCGCGGCCGCTCGCTGCGGGCGGGCTGTTCGACCACCTCGAGCCGGATCCATCGTCTGTTCCCTCCTCCAGCTCTACTCGCCCCCCCAACCCCGGGTACCGCTCCATCACCACCCACGCGGACCTCGACTCGCTCATCGGCCAACTCCGCACTGCGCCCGTCATCGCCATCGACACCGAGACCACCGGGCTCTCGCCGATTTCCTCCGCCTTGTGCGGCATCTCCCTCTCGATCGAACCCGGCACCGGCGTGTACATCCCGATCCGGTCGCCGGCACCGGTCGAGCACTTGGACGCGGGCACGGTGCTCAAGGCCCTCGGCCCGATCCTTGCTGACGCCGATCGGCCCAAGACGGGGCACAACCTCAAGTTCGACCAGATGGTCCTCCGCGCCGCGGGCGCGCCGCTCGCCGGCATCGCCTTTGATTCGATGATCGCCTCGTACCTGATCGATTCCTCCCGCTCCTCGCACTCGCTCGATGCGCTCGCGCTGGCCCTGCTGAACCACACGAACATCTCGATCACCGAACTCATCGGCTCGGGCCCCTCGCAGCGAACCTTCGACACCGTTCCCGTCGATCTCGCCACCCAGTACGCGGCCGAGGACGCCGATATCGCTCTGCGGCTGCGGGAGGTCATGCTGCCGCACCTGCGGGCGATGGGGCTCATGCCCCTCCTGTCGGAGGTCGAGACGCCCCTGCTGGAAGTGCTGGCGGAACTGGAATGGAACGGAATCCGCGTCGATCCGGCCGAGCTCGACCGGCAGCGAGACCGGCTGCAGACGCGGATCGGCGAGTTGAAGAAGCAGATCGAGAGTGCGGCGTACGACGCGATCGAACGGCCGTTCAACCCGGACTCGCCGCGGCAACTCGCCGGGGTGCTGTTCAACCGGCGCGACGATGCCGCCGAACCCGGGCTCGGGCTCAAGCCCGTGAAGCGAATCAAGACCGGGTACTCCACGGACACGGAAGTGCTCGAGCAACTGGCGTCGGATCCCACGATTCTGACCCCCATTCCGCAGTTGATCCTCGACTACCGGCAACTCACGAAACTGGTCTCCACGTACCTCGTGGCGCTGAAGGACGCGATCAACCCGGCGACGGGGCGGATCCACGCTTCGTTCAACCAGACGGTCGCCGCCACAGGGCGGCTGAGCTCCTCGGACCCGAACCTGCAGAACATCCCGATCCGATCGGACATCGGACGCGAGATCCGAAGAGCGTTTGTCGCCGAGCCGGGGCACGTGCTGGTCACGGCGGATTACTCCCAGATCGAGTTGCGGATTCTGGCCCATCTCTCCCGCGACCCGGCGCTCATTGATGCGTTCATGCGGGGGGAGGACATCCACGCGGCGGTCGCCGCGCAGATCCACCATGTGCCCATCGGGGAGGTCACCAAGGAGCAGCGCAACAGCGCCAAAATGGTGAACTTCGGAATCGTGTACGGGATCACGGCCTTCGGGCTGGCGCGGCGGCTGGGGATCGACAACTCGGCCGCGGCGGAGATCATCGACTCGTACAAGCGTCGCTTCTCCGGGATCACGACGTTCCTGCAGGAGTGCATCGAGCAGGCCCGGTCGACCGGGTATGTCGAGACGATGCTCAAGCGGCGGCGGCCGATCCCGGATATCGAGTCCCGGAACCCGGCGCGGCGGTCGCTTGCGGAGCGGACCGCCATCAACTCGGTGGTCCAGGGGTCGGCGGCGGACCTGATCAAGCTGGCGATGATCGACCTGCACCGGCGGCTCAGCCCGTCGCCGAGCGCCGCGGCGTGGCGAGGCGGAAAACCCCCGGACATCGCCGGTGTCCGCATGCTCCTGCAGATCCACGACGAGCTGGTCTTCGAGGCGGTGGAGGGGGTTGCCGAGCGGGCGCGGAGGCTGATCGTCGAGCGCATGGAGAGCGCCATGACGCTGACGGTGCCGCTCAAGGCGGACTCGGCGGTGGCGATGAACTGGTTCGACGGCAAGTAG
- a CDS encoding rod shape-determining protein, with product MLDRVLGLVRLDMGIDLGTCNTLVAVRGQGIVLNEPSVVAVVKNTNKVLKDGEAVGWVAKEMLGKTPGNITAIRPLKDGVISDFEITEAMLSYFIRKVNGRNWVGPRVVISIPSGITAVEKMAVWDSAKRAGAWKTYLIEEPVAAAIGAGLPFAEPTASAIVDIGGGTTEVAILSLGGVAVCESVRVAGDDLDEAIINHMKRTYNLMIGEQTAERVKIEIGSAARVGDETSMEVRGRDMISGLPRKTIITSEEIREALMEPVSAIVEAVTRTLEKAEPELAADLVENGITLAGGGALLRGMGVVLQNATGLEARIADDPLTCVARGTAIYLEHIEEWKDTLESDNDV from the coding sequence CTGCTTGATCGCGTGCTTGGCCTTGTCAGGTTGGACATGGGGATCGACCTCGGGACGTGCAACACGCTTGTTGCCGTCCGCGGCCAGGGAATCGTTCTGAACGAGCCCAGCGTCGTCGCCGTCGTCAAGAACACCAACAAGGTGCTCAAGGACGGCGAGGCCGTCGGCTGGGTCGCCAAGGAAATGCTCGGCAAGACCCCGGGCAACATCACCGCCATCCGCCCGCTCAAGGACGGCGTGATCTCCGACTTCGAGATCACCGAGGCGATGCTCTCCTACTTCATCCGCAAGGTCAACGGCCGCAACTGGGTCGGCCCGCGCGTGGTCATCTCCATCCCCTCCGGCATCACCGCCGTCGAGAAGATGGCCGTCTGGGACTCCGCCAAGCGCGCCGGCGCCTGGAAGACCTACCTCATCGAGGAGCCCGTCGCGGCCGCCATCGGCGCCGGCCTCCCCTTCGCCGAGCCCACCGCCTCCGCCATCGTCGATATCGGCGGCGGAACGACCGAGGTCGCCATCCTCTCCCTCGGCGGCGTCGCCGTCTGCGAGTCCGTCCGCGTCGCCGGTGATGACCTCGACGAGGCCATCATCAACCACATGAAGCGCACCTACAACCTCATGATCGGCGAGCAGACCGCCGAGCGGGTCAAGATCGAGATCGGCTCCGCCGCACGCGTCGGCGACGAGACGTCCATGGAGGTCCGCGGCCGCGACATGATCTCCGGCCTCCCGCGCAAGACCATCATCACCAGCGAGGAGATCCGCGAGGCCCTCATGGAGCCCGTCTCCGCCATCGTCGAGGCCGTCACCCGCACCCTCGAGAAGGCCGAGCCCGAACTCGCCGCGGACCTCGTCGAGAACGGCATCACCCTCGCCGGCGGCGGCGCCCTGCTCCGCGGCATGGGCGTCGTCCTCCAGAACGCCACCGGCCTCGAGGCCCGAATCGCCGACGATCCCCTCACCTGCGTCGCCCGGGGAACCGCCATCTACCTCGAGCACATCGAGGAATGGAAGGACACCCTCGAGTCCGACAACGACGTCTGA
- a CDS encoding SDR family oxidoreductase: protein MSDLSNRTAIVTGATAGIGLAIAQALALRGCRLVINARRADKLNTLADQLNTSPSAGPVPRVAPVAGDAAEQPVIDAMLAAASRLAPSSPAAAPIGVDAVIVNAGRGLAGSVVTSDPGQWEEMIRTNVLAAARLIRSAATRMLESLAATPWRSHPRDIIVIGSIVGKHVSPFSSMYGGTKFAVHGMTEGVRRELAPKGIRVTLIAPGFVVSEFQGVAGYEEQWFKTVVDKIGPVLEPADVARVVPFILTQPPHVHIGDVIIRPTRQDYP from the coding sequence ATGAGCGACCTCTCCAACCGCACCGCCATCGTCACCGGCGCCACCGCCGGCATCGGCCTCGCAATCGCCCAGGCCCTCGCCCTCCGCGGCTGCCGCCTCGTCATCAACGCCCGCCGCGCCGACAAGCTCAACACCCTCGCCGACCAACTCAATACCTCCCCCTCCGCCGGCCCAGTCCCGCGCGTCGCCCCCGTCGCCGGCGACGCCGCCGAGCAGCCCGTCATCGACGCCATGCTCGCCGCCGCCTCCCGCCTCGCCCCCTCTAGCCCAGCCGCCGCCCCCATCGGCGTCGATGCCGTCATCGTCAACGCCGGCCGCGGCCTCGCGGGCTCGGTCGTCACCTCCGACCCAGGTCAGTGGGAGGAGATGATCCGCACCAACGTCCTCGCCGCCGCCCGCCTCATCCGCTCCGCGGCGACCCGCATGCTCGAATCCCTCGCCGCCACCCCCTGGCGGTCCCACCCGCGCGACATCATCGTCATCGGCTCCATCGTCGGGAAGCACGTCTCCCCCTTCTCGTCCATGTACGGCGGCACCAAGTTCGCCGTCCACGGCATGACCGAAGGCGTCCGCCGCGAACTCGCCCCCAAGGGCATCCGCGTCACGCTCATCGCCCCCGGCTTTGTCGTCAGCGAGTTCCAGGGCGTCGCTGGCTACGAGGAGCAGTGGTTCAAGACCGTCGTCGACAAGATCGGCCCCGTCCTCGAACCCGCCGACGTCGCCCGCGTCGTCCCCTTCATCCTCACCCAGCCCCCGCACGTCCACATCGGCGACGTCATCATCCGCCCCACCCGACAGGACTACCCCTGA
- a CDS encoding peroxidase family protein: MRQAQVGSGFPAARGAGMVVAALVLGAGAGGVRAQEIDTRFREYRSYDGSGNNRNRPSWGMAGSNYLRESSGAHYGDGRSAPAGAGRPAARLISNVVVAQGGLETADSRGLSTCVYEFGQFLDHDIGLARGGSSEVWNIPVPTGDPFFDPNSTGTMVIGFTRSGFDPATGGNSARQQVNTVTAFIDASHIYGSDAARAGWLRSGVGGRLKSVQTEYGEMLPYNDGTLENDNPLGHPATSMYAAGDVRANEQVGLTSLHCAFVREHNWQADRLRARHPDWSDERLYQEARRWVGAEMQVIVANEWLPALLGRRMPEYSGYKPWVNPGLSNAFATAGFRIGHSMVGEDIDLLDADFEEAGVIELAEAFFNPYAIAEAGGIEPVVRYFAASTQQETDTMIVDPLRNFLFGPPGAGGFDLAALNIQRGRDHGLADYNTMRRDFGLARVRRFSDITSDRSLVDRLRTLYGSVDSIDAWVGLLAEDHLPGSSMGPTHTAILLDQFTRLRDGDRFWYQNDQFSREEVRELESTRLSTILRRTTGIARLQESIFFAMEFGGGCPADTDHNGVVEPADISVYVNAWIGSVADGTLAADFDSNGAVDAADVAAYIAAWVEALSNGC, from the coding sequence ATGCGGCAGGCACAGGTTGGCTCCGGGTTTCCCGCAGCGCGGGGGGCCGGGATGGTTGTTGCGGCGCTGGTACTCGGCGCTGGGGCCGGCGGGGTGCGGGCTCAGGAGATCGATACCCGATTCCGCGAGTATCGCTCGTATGACGGCTCCGGGAACAACCGGAATCGGCCCTCGTGGGGCATGGCGGGGTCGAACTATCTTCGAGAGTCGAGCGGGGCTCACTACGGGGACGGCCGGTCGGCCCCGGCGGGCGCGGGGCGCCCGGCGGCGAGGCTGATCAGCAACGTCGTCGTGGCGCAGGGCGGGCTCGAGACGGCTGATTCGCGGGGGCTGTCGACGTGCGTCTACGAGTTCGGGCAGTTCCTGGACCACGACATCGGCCTGGCACGCGGCGGGTCCTCGGAGGTGTGGAACATCCCGGTTCCGACCGGCGACCCGTTCTTTGATCCGAACTCCACGGGCACGATGGTGATCGGGTTTACGCGGTCGGGGTTTGATCCGGCGACGGGTGGGAACTCGGCGCGCCAGCAGGTCAACACGGTGACGGCGTTCATCGATGCGTCCCACATCTACGGGTCCGATGCGGCGCGGGCCGGGTGGCTCCGGAGCGGGGTCGGTGGGCGGCTGAAGTCGGTGCAGACCGAGTACGGCGAGATGCTGCCGTACAACGATGGGACCCTCGAGAACGACAATCCGCTGGGGCATCCGGCCACGTCGATGTACGCCGCGGGGGACGTACGGGCGAACGAGCAGGTCGGGCTGACGTCGCTGCACTGCGCGTTCGTGCGGGAGCACAACTGGCAGGCGGATCGGCTGCGGGCGCGGCACCCGGACTGGAGCGACGAGCGGCTGTACCAGGAGGCCCGCCGCTGGGTGGGGGCGGAGATGCAGGTGATCGTGGCGAACGAGTGGCTGCCGGCGCTGCTTGGGCGGCGGATGCCGGAGTACTCGGGGTACAAGCCGTGGGTGAACCCGGGGCTGAGCAACGCCTTTGCCACGGCGGGGTTCCGGATCGGCCACTCGATGGTCGGGGAGGACATCGACCTGCTTGACGCCGACTTCGAAGAGGCCGGGGTCATTGAACTGGCGGAGGCGTTCTTCAATCCGTACGCGATCGCGGAGGCGGGCGGGATCGAGCCGGTGGTGCGGTACTTTGCGGCGAGCACGCAGCAGGAGACGGACACGATGATCGTCGATCCGCTGCGGAACTTCCTGTTCGGGCCTCCGGGCGCGGGCGGGTTTGACCTGGCGGCGCTCAACATCCAACGGGGGCGCGACCACGGGCTGGCGGACTACAACACGATGCGGCGGGATTTCGGGCTGGCGCGGGTGCGGCGCTTTTCGGACATCACCTCGGACCGGTCGCTGGTGGATCGGCTGCGCACGCTGTACGGATCGGTGGACTCCATCGATGCGTGGGTGGGCCTGCTGGCCGAGGATCACCTTCCCGGGTCGAGCATGGGGCCGACGCACACGGCGATCCTGCTGGACCAGTTCACGCGGCTGAGGGACGGAGATCGGTTCTGGTATCAGAACGATCAGTTCTCCCGGGAGGAGGTGCGCGAACTGGAGTCAACCCGGCTCTCGACCATCCTCCGGCGGACGACGGGGATCGCGAGGCTGCAGGAGAGCATCTTCTTCGCCATGGAGTTCGGCGGTGGGTGCCCGGCCGACACGGATCACAACGGGGTGGTCGAGCCTGCGGACATCTCGGTGTACGTGAACGCGTGGATCGGATCGGTCGCCGACGGAACGCTGGCGGCTGACTTTGACTCCAACGGCGCCGTCGACGCAGCCGACGTCGCGGCGTACATCGCGGCCTGGGTGGAGGCCCTTTCGAACGGGTGCTGA
- a CDS encoding deoxyribonuclease IV, protein MFGSHLSIAGSMSNALREAEGLGLDCVQVFTKNQQQWTPPPLNEGVVTEWRGEVKRLGWGEEPARLVSHASYLINLASPDDVLWKKSIDTMQEEIERCERLGIGRLVHHPGAHTTSTLEEGLGRIAAAYRELFRRTKGYATVSCLENTAGGGSTIGRGFEDLARLRGMIVEATGEAGRVGFCFDTCHAHAAGYDMAGRAKAGAVLDEFDRVCGIENLRVLHLNDSKGACGSRLDRHEHIGKGTIGEEGFAGVLGRTELAALPMILETPKGEADKRVAWDTVNLRVLRKAAGVREVAGKKAATAPVSGAKGGAGVRKSRAVGR, encoded by the coding sequence ATGTTTGGATCACATCTGTCGATCGCGGGTTCGATGAGCAACGCCCTTCGGGAGGCCGAGGGGCTGGGGTTGGACTGCGTGCAGGTGTTCACGAAGAACCAGCAGCAGTGGACACCGCCGCCGCTGAACGAGGGGGTGGTAACGGAGTGGCGGGGCGAGGTGAAGCGGCTGGGGTGGGGCGAGGAGCCGGCGCGGCTGGTGTCGCACGCGTCGTATCTAATCAACCTGGCCAGCCCGGATGATGTGCTGTGGAAGAAGTCGATCGACACGATGCAGGAGGAGATCGAGCGGTGCGAGCGGCTGGGGATCGGGCGGCTGGTGCACCATCCCGGTGCGCACACGACGAGCACGCTGGAGGAGGGGTTGGGGCGGATCGCCGCGGCGTATCGGGAGTTGTTCCGGCGGACGAAGGGGTACGCGACGGTGTCGTGCCTGGAGAACACGGCGGGGGGCGGATCGACGATCGGGCGGGGGTTTGAGGACCTGGCGAGGCTGCGCGGGATGATCGTGGAGGCGACGGGGGAGGCGGGGCGGGTGGGGTTCTGCTTCGATACGTGTCATGCGCACGCGGCGGGGTATGACATGGCGGGGCGAGCGAAAGCGGGCGCGGTGCTGGACGAGTTTGACCGGGTGTGCGGGATCGAGAATCTGAGGGTGCTGCACCTGAACGATTCGAAGGGGGCGTGCGGGAGCCGGCTGGATCGGCACGAGCACATCGGGAAGGGGACGATCGGCGAGGAGGGGTTTGCGGGGGTCCTGGGGCGGACCGAGCTGGCGGCGCTGCCGATGATCCTTGAGACGCCCAAGGGAGAGGCCGACAAAAGAGTGGCGTGGGACACGGTGAACCTGCGGGTGCTGAGGAAGGCGGCGGGGGTGCGGGAGGTGGCGGGAAAGAAGGCGGCGACGGCACCCGTATCGGGGGCCAAGGGCGGGGCAGGAGTGCGGAAGAGCCGGGCGGTCGGTCGATAA